One Ananas comosus cultivar F153 linkage group 1, ASM154086v1, whole genome shotgun sequence DNA window includes the following coding sequences:
- the LOC109718376 gene encoding uncharacterized protein LOC109718376 → MGDVEDDHRWEDAIDVDDSDLLLLPRSSSSSSSSLPPLRPCSQTLTLTPTTPNPPPPKPSLAAAGPRLIPGPAGAVQASMRRRSSAPSAVAAPCVIGSRSEPQMRRDDPPSDLVDAEDGDFTLDPWLSAIDSLGEDHAASVRRIGSIKTSSIDRIPHVVGVVKLCTPNGLGDLFLTLKDPTGMIGAFVHRKVISDGNLGGGISVGCVLILKQVVVFCPARSVCYLNVTINNIVKLFTKDCGPCHKQVISSFTARSHIAAKHMETNLEEQSERDALMRRRIETGNACIEETSTSWACERMASRSKTAEVATTMAIKTSHLLQKLQDPSTRHLTKNPSVNDLRPSLNDENVMGGKETSSTAAAGLVKSNPNHEKNEAMKLRSRVSAAQWTDEQLSELFADY, encoded by the exons atgggcgACGTCGAAGATGATCATCGTTGGGAGGACGCCATCGACGTCGACGACTccgacctcctcctcctcccccgctcatcctcctcctcctcctcctcccttcctcctctccgcccctgctcccaaaccctaaccctaaccccaacCACTCCCAACCCtcctccaccaaaaccctccctcgccgccgccggcccCCGCCTCATCCCCGGCCCCGCCGGCGCCGTTCAGGCCTCTATGCGCCGGAGATCCTCCGCCCCCTCCGCCGTTGCCGCCCCTTGCGTCATCGGCTCTCGGTCGGAGCCGCAGATGAGGCGGGACGATCCGCCGTCGGATCTTGTTGATGCGGAGGATGGGGATTTCACGCTCGATCCCTGGCTCAGCGCCATTGACTCTCTAG GGGAGGACCATGCTGCGTCGGTACGCCGGATCGGGTCAATTAAGACGTCGTCAATTGATCGAATACCTCAT GTGGTGGGGGTCGTCAAGTTGTGCACGCCAAACGGGCTTGGAGACCTGTTTCTTACTCTGAAG GATCCAACAGGCATGATCGGTGCTTTCGTTCACCGTAAAGTTATTTCGGACGGCAATCTTGGCGGTGGTATCTCTGTTGGATGTGTCCTTATTCTGAAGCAG GTGGTTGTCTTCTGCCCTGCTCGCTCTGTTTGCTACCTCAATGTAACAATAAACAATATTGTGAAG CTTTTTACTAAGGATTGTGGACCCTGTCATAAACAAGTAATTTCCTCATTTACGGCAAGATCTCATATTGCAG CGAAACACATGGAAACCAATTTGGAGGAACAGTCCGAAAGAGATGCCCTGATGAGGAGGAGAATTGAAACAGGAAACGCTTGTATTGAAGAAACTAGCACCTCCTGGGCTTGTGAAAGGATGGCATCCCGTTCGAAAACAGCAGAAGTTGCTACGACGATGGCTATCAAGACTAGCCATCTCTTACAGAAACTTCAGGACCCTTCTACGAGGCATTTAACGAAAAACCCCTCAGTTAACGATTTGAGACCAAGTttgaatgatgaaaatgttaTGGGTGGTAAGGAAACTAGTTCTACAGCTGCCGCTGGATTAGTGAAGTCTAACCCTAACCATGAAAAGAACGAGGCAATGAAGCTTAGATCACGAGTTTCCGCCGCTCAATGGACTGATGAACAGCTCTCCGAGCTATTTGCTGACTACTAA